ttctttttttttcttaaataaagaaaaatcatgAACGGATAATTTTATTGAAGACAATGAAACTATACAAAATTTTCCAGGGAGTTTGTAATAGCACATTCCCATAGGAAGTAACTTCTGATAagctttcttttttctctttatttgaCAGATTTGTTCAACAAAGACTTGGGGGTCCATCTGTAGATGAATATGAGAAGTTACGATCTGAGATGGCCGATTTGCAAGTCAAGTATGATGAGCTTCTAGCCAAACACAAGGAAACCTGTAAAGAGGTAGTGGTTGAAGTTATCTGACTCGATGCTATTCCTTGTTGAGAAAAGAATACATGTAATGAATAGATATACTCTAATCTATGAGTTTATACTTTATTGTTGTTAAGAATACATGTAatgaataaatatattataatctaTGAGTTTATACTTTTAGGTTGAGTGGTGACTTAATATGATATTATTAAGGCACACAAAAATGTAGTAGTCTTCTCAGGTTCAATCACaaagcaaaaataaaatatataataaattagatCTTTAGTAAGAGATAATTTAATTAGGTTTTGGGAAGATATTTCTTAATTTCTTTCAAAAgatttataaaagaataaactaaaaaatggcGAGACACGAGTTCGCACTTTCCAAAAGCTGtcttatatatttgttttatattATCTACCACATTAACTAGTATGATCAATTGATCAAGTTGTGCAGTTAAAATGTTGTAGGGCAAGCAGAGAAACTGAAATTAGAGaaacaagaaaatgaaaaagaacgaaaaacaaagagaagatagaaaagaaaaaaggacgGTTGAATATACAGAATGAAAATAAATGACTTTAATATTGTCTCCACAGATAGAGCCAATCTGATAGGGTTGATAAAGATAAACCACCAGTCTGCTTTACTTATGCTAGAAGGAGGATGCAGGAATCAGGAATCTAGAAGGGAAGCTAAAGCAATAGTGGTGAGCTTGTACCTGTAGAGTTTGGGTAGTCCTGTTAGTTTTCTGTACATTAATAAGTATGTAGATCAATACATATCAACAGTTCTCGTTTGGAAGTCCTATCACATTATCTTCATTCTTTATCAAGCCATGAAATTACTACTTGCAAATGGAATTTCAAATTCCAAGTCCGGACATTGACATCGTGACCTATTATTTGATctttctacttgttgaaattGAATGCATATCCTGAGATTAACTGATTTGCTTGGTCAACTTTTGAACTCTTGAAATTCGTTGGTCTATATATTGTGTTTCAGTTGGAAGAACTTAAAAGCTCGTATAACATCACTGTAACATCTACTAAGGACACCACCGATGATGAGGATGAAAACAATAAGCTATGTATGAAGGACTAATGGAGTTGCATATGGGAGGTTGATGGATTTTCTGTATAGTAGCCAAAAAATGTGATACCTTATTCCTTAAAGGTATGTGAAGACCTTACGATTTGCATGTTGAAAGAGGAAGATATTTGCTAAAAAGTTGGATTGTATGAGGTGTATATCTTTTTACCTTTGATTCTTTGACATTGTTTGAGTTGAAAACTCTCACTTTAGTTATGCCAGTTATGTCGTGATGTTTTTAATGTGCATTCGAAAATGAAACTGAAAGTTGAAAGCTTAGCATGGAAAATAGCAGAACTATAATCTCTGAAACTGCCATCTTTTGCAGAAGCTGCATTATATTTATAAGTTGTATTCCCTATTTAAACCTCGGTTTAGACACAACGGCGAACCTTCACTTGATTTATCTTGGCAGTGATGAGAGAGTGGGTTTTGGTTATTTTACTTATCCCCATTAATATAAGATTGATTTTAAAACGAAACTGCTATACAAAAAGAAAGAAGCCCAAAACACAAGGGAGCGTCTCAAAGGAGTTGGAAATTAACTCCGTGTGTTCTTTATGGGATCGAGACTGAGGATTTGAAtaatttttcactaaaattTGGAGGCATTTTTAGGACTTTTAAGTCCATTCTGGAGGAGGAGTTGTGTTCTTTGgcagtttttttcttttgtgtgcTTTATCTGGCTGGAAGGACTGGGAGAGTGTTTTGGGAAGGGATGGTTTGTCTTGTGAGA
This DNA window, taken from Benincasa hispida cultivar B227 chromosome 6, ASM972705v1, whole genome shotgun sequence, encodes the following:
- the LOC120079285 gene encoding c-Myc-binding protein homolog, which produces MEKEAKKEAFRKYLESNGIVDALTKGWLLVLVALYEQNDKPTFTLEFVQQRLGGPSVDEYEKLRSEMADLQVKYDELLAKHKETCKELEELKSSYNITVTSTKDTTDDEDENNKLCMKD